TTTCTACTAAAGGAGGGACTGCAACCATTTTGCTGCAAGTCTCTCATAGTGAACTGAGCACTGTGCTGACAAGCTACATAAATCAGAGGTAAGCATGTGATGAAGCCTTGTAAGGCTTGGATTGGGTAAGTGAGGATGGAGTATGGAGGCTGCACTCGTTGCTCTGCAAGATGGCTTTGGAAGTGGAAAAGGAGCTGATAAAATCCCACCCACCGTCTTGTCTCTCTCTTGCCCACAAGTGTAGCACTCCCAACTGTATAAAAGCATTTTGCTCCCTataaggggaggaaaaaaccgATTATGCTAAACCTAATTTAGCTTGGAATAAACCGGACCATTAACATAGTGTTCATTTATAAGTTACCTGGCAGCACTTGGCCCCACAGCGGGTGTGCAGGCACGTGCTGTGCACATGTGGTGTAGCACCCGCCGTGCCAGCCAGCCCACGCTGTGTGTGGCAGTTTCCCAGGGAACGGGGGCAGCAGGGCTTTGGCCAGGAACAGCAGCTTAAACAAGTGTGCAAATATTATAACTGAAACCTCAGGAGCTTTGCTCGTGGCTCTGACTGAGAGCACTGTGCAGATGTTGCTCCCAGGGGTTTGGCTGGAGGGAGACAGACTGTCTGTGTCAGTTCCTTTATTGAACCCGAGGGGGGCCTGGTGAAGCGACCCAGGAAATGTGGCTGGGTGCAAGGCAAGGGTGTGTGCTCGACCCCTGGGGCCAGCTCTTTTGAAGCCAAAATAAAGTTAGGATGGGACCACAGTAGCAGCAAGGGACAGGGATGTCATCTGCTCTGTTACATACTTAACCAAGGCAGAACAAATTCCTCATTATGGTTTAGctggaggctttttttttttttttttttttttttttaataagcagcATATTGCTTTTACTTCAAGGACTTTATGGAGAACTTCTTGCATTCCTTTGCTTTATGATCGGAAATATCCCCATTTAATACAAAATAGCTTGAGGCATggttctgctgcctttcccaacACTGAGTAACTCCCAAGCAAAGGCCTGGAATTAGAATTGGGAGGAATTAAAAATGGGATTAACTTCACGCATCAGAGAAATCCTGAAAAAGGGCTTTCAAGAGCGAGGCTGAGTGCATGTCACTCACAGGGGATCATAGAGTCATAggatagtttgggttggaaggggccttaaaggtcatctcattccagccacCCACCCTCAGCAGGGACcctttccactagaccagattgctcagaacCCATCCTGCCTGGCCTTGATGCAGGTGGTGAGTGCAGTGCTAGATGACCCTGACACCGTGATCTTCTTTCCCCCTCTAGGTATTGACCAGGGCCAGATGACGTACGATGGCCAGCACTGGCACGCCACCGAGACCTGCTTCTGCTGCGCCCAGTGCAAGAAGTCGCTGCTGGGACGGCCCTTCCTGCCCAAGCAGGGGCAGATCTTCTGCTCCAGGGCCTGCAGCATTGGTGATGACCCCAATGGCTCCGACTCCTCCGACTCGGCTTTCCAGAGCGCGCGAGCCAAGGAATCGCGCCGCAGCGCCAAGATCGGCAAGAACAAGGGGAAGGGCGAGGAGGGGGCGCGCAGCCCCTGCAACCAGCTGCAGGTCACCTCCAACCGCCTCTCCACCGACGTGGACCCGCTGTCCCTGCAGATGGATCTGCTGAGCCTGGCCAGCCAGACACCCAGCCTCAACAGGGACCACTTGTGGAGGAGCCGGGATGAGCTCTATCACTATGGGGGCAAAATGGAGCAAAGCCAGTCTCAAACCCCCTTGCAGCTTCTCAGCCAGTGCAACATAAGAACCTCCTATAACCCCACCCAGGTCCCAGGCTCGCAGTCGGATTTATGGGCAAAACACTTCAGCAACCAAAAGAGGAGCTCTTCGTTGGCCATGAAGAGCCACGGTGGCAGCTTCATCCAGGACTGCAGAGAGGACTACTACTCAGGGAGGCTTCGCTCGCAGGAGAGCTACAGTGACATGTCCAACCAGAGCTTCCCAGAGACCAGAGGAAGTGTCAAAGTCCCCAAgtatgaagaggaagaagagggtgGGATGCCAGCATCGCAGTGCCGCACCCGTCACCCCATCAATGCCCTCAAGTTCACAGAGGACCTGACGCCCACCGAGCAGACTCCCCGGGGCTCCATGGAGTCCCTGGCGCTCTCCAATGCTACAGGTATGTCACCCCAGTGCTACAGGTATGtcactcctgctcctgccaccctgAGGCCACCCCAGCATGCTCTCCATGCGATTGAATCCCTTGTGTTCTGGTGTCTTCCCAATATGAGGGTAGCCAAGCTTGGGGACCACTGCTCAGTGACACAGGCTTGTGTGCCTGGTCCCAACTAGGCTGACAGTTTCTCTCCATTTGCTTGCTTGTTTACCAAATGCAGAGCTTTATTGATCACTGGCCTTTCTGTGCAGCTCgaaacaaatgttttcaaacTCTTTAATCCTCCCTTTTGTgaagagaggggggaaaatcaAGGCCAGCTGCTAAGTCAGGGCAGATACCAGCTTTCAGCACTTGAAGGACTGCTGTCAGCTGCCCTTGCAggctaaaaatacttttgaatgCCTTGAAATAGGCCCATTTAACCCCTTTTGAATGTTATGCAGTCCTCAAGCACGTGACTCGTTAAAAGAAGTTCCTCCCCCACTATATACAGCTCTTTAATTCCTCTTCCCCAACCCCTTGGTAGAAACTGCAGGGAAAAGCCAGGCAAGATGCTTGTCCCATCAGGCTGAGCTTGTTTCTCACGAGCACATCCCAGGGTCATATTTCTCAGTCCTCTCACCCTAAACATGTTTGGGTTTCACTcgtggctgcagggatgggtgtgTGTGGACGTGCCTGTGTGCGGCTCTGGTCTGCAGCTGGCGCTGGGCAGGCTCtgtcctccctgcagcctgctctgcttcGCTCGCCCACCGCTGCTCCCACGTCCCTCAGCACAGAGCTACTCAGAAAAGCAAATACTGAACTGCTTTGCTCACCAGAGAAGCtgccttgctttttctttgcgGCTCTCCTGGCTTTTTTCTGTTCCAACCAATCATTGCTTGGATTTGGGCAGGTCCTGCATCTGAACCCCTGCAAAATGGAGCTCTTCTGCCTTGTTGCTGGCAGGGAGTGGCTGTGGGGTGTTTGTACCTAGTCCTGATGATCCCCCATAGGTTGCTGGCAATGGGTGGTGAGGATTGCCAAGCCCACAGAGAGCTGAGCCCCCCTGAATCTCCGTactgggctctgccctgcctggatGGACAGGTTTGCTCTGCTATGCCCGTGCCTCCTCATCTGGGGCTTGGTGTGTTTGTTTAGGGAAGCTGCCAGCCCCATGCCAAGATGTGAAATGATCTCTGTTTCAGCCAGGATCTCTTCATCCAGCAAGTAGAAAAAcagagggggaaaggagaagctaatgagctgggaagggttttgCTTAAACAGTCTCAGatacacacagaggaaaaatagATGTGAAATGGCGAGGGAATTGGGAATTGCTCTCCAAAACAGGGTTTTCCTAAGCAAAGCTCCACATTTCCAAAGCCTTTTGTGTTCCTGAAAACTTGGGTTGTGTAAACCCCATCAGTACAAAGAGTCTTGAGCAACACCAAGCTTGGATGAGCAATCCCTGAGCAGTGGAGAGGTTGTTGCATGCTTTGGAGCTGAAGTGTAACATATTATTGGGGATATAGGTCAAGACGCAGAAAATATGGCAAGGCCTCCATATCCTAGTGAAATCATTCTGCCTTTCATTTTAGAAacctctttttaaaatgctgggAGGGAGACCTCCCAAAGGCATCTGTCCACCATACAGAGCCAGAGTCTGAGTTTCCTCAGGGACAGTGACTGCCTTAATGGCTTGCTGTGTTCCAGCTTTCTGGAGCAGATGCTCAGCGTGATGGGGCTTGCAGTGACTGTTCATCGTTCCTCTGCAGAGTGAGgtgataatatttttattaatgtgtaAGGTTCTAATAATTTTCCTTGCTCTGGGAGCTGGCTCAGCTGAGCTaagggcactgcagcagcaacaggCAGCTCCCCCAGGGCCATGTCTGCAATTATGGAGGACACAATTATCATCCCATTTAATTGGCAGTGTTTTGAGGACAGGGAGATTTGGTGACCTGGATGAGGTCTGAGAGAGAGCAGGTTTTTGGTCAAGTGATGTCCGGGCGGAGCACCCCTCTGCCTGGCTTTTCCCATCCCTGTACTTTCTGCTGTGGCTGATTGAGCTCCCCACAGAGCTCCCCCCAACCACATCCTGGGGGTCTGGCTCACCCCATGTCCTCCACCCTGCATCCTCCAGTCCTGCTTTGCCAGAACCTCCCAGGCATCCACATACAAAGTCCCTTTGAGCTACCAACACTGCACAGTTGCTCCACcttttactttgaaataattaaCCCTGCATCCATCTAAGGTTTTATGGCATGGCTGAAAACAGTCTGTTTTTTATAGGGAGCTGAAGGGCAAACAGTCCCTGACCCGGAGAGCACATGTTAGAAGCTGGTacctccctggcagcagatTTTGCTGTGATGTTTCTGCTAGGACTTAACTGCTAATTAGCCAGAGACAGTCAGCAATGCAGATAACTCAGGGCTGTGCAGCGCTAATCCCTGTCCTTTGGCCGGAAGGCTGCCTGCCGTGAGCAGATGTTGCTCCCTGTAATATTTCAGGGTCAGCCATTGTGTGGGTCAAGATCTATGTGACCCCAATCTCCTGCAAGACCCCAGGTTTCTACCTTACCAAAAGGCTCTATTTAATCACTTTAAAGCCAATTCCCCATGGGTTAGTAAAGAGGTGAGACACCGTGTTAATCCTGGGCACGTGCTCTTACAGGGCTGGGTTGTGCTCTGCTGTCACCATGGGCAGTGCTGCAACAGCAGACATGTGAgtggcagaggtggctgtgaCCCTGCTTGTGCTCTGTGTTGGGGTTGGAATTAGGTGGGAGTGTCTCTGCTGTCCTCTGGTTTGTGCTTGTCTAATTGCCACAAATGCTGATAGGATTTAAGCACATCCAGTGGCAAAGGGCAGTGTCTCCTGCTGGTGGAGGGCATCTCCCCTTCCATGTTTCTGTTCAAAAATCCCTattctgctttcagctgaaGGCTGCAACAGACTCCaatctgctgcagcttcttAGAGACTGTATCCTCCTGCACTACATGGCCATTAGATGGAGAAGCAAAGAGGAAACAGTATTTCTCAGCCTGTTTTCTAAGAGAGAGCTCATTTTTGCTGACTTTCTTTTATATTATCTTTTATATTGTGCTTCCTTTGTctattttggggggttttgggttgttgggtttttttaatgccagGAACAAGAATAAAAACCAGTGGATCCTGTAGCAATGTTTGCCTTGTAGCTCCCTGCATTAAGCAATTGGGACAATGCTAAGATGGAATTTGTCCAGGAAGGTTTGCTCATGATGAGAAGCCTGATCCTACCAGAGGTTAATCACTTCCCAAAAGATACTTGGCCCATCAGTCCTGCTacctgtgtttgtgtttcccTCCAGAAAGGTTTTGCAGTCACTGCATGTGGCTGGCAGTGGAATTAGAAATCAGGAGCTGAACTCTGCTGATTCCATGCAGTTATTTCCACAAAATGACAGCTGGTCAAATAGCCCATTTAAGAAAGTACCTGCAGGCTAAATGTTGTTCTCTGGGAACAGTCCTTTTGTGTGCTGCTTACAGAGAGCCGGAGCCTTTTGGAGGTAGAAGTCATGTTGAATGGTGACACTGCTGCATGCAAAAGGAGAAACAGATTTTAAGGATTCCTTGAGAAAATGAGTTTGGGTGAGGAAAACATCTGTCACAGGCATAAATccagtttaaaaatatgttaaacTGGTGCTGTTACAGGGTGGAATGTGATTTCATTTGTATGGCACACACTGTGCTTGTCATCATGTGTTGTGTGATGCCCAAAGGCCCCAAacagtttgtttttccaggACTAGACAACTGTGATATAACCAGAAGGCAGAGAGAACAGGGCTGATCCCTGCCTGTCTGAGCTGCAGAGTGACAGAACAGCATCATCTGTCTCCagtcccttttctttctctgcctgcagaggagctaaaagctgcagggcaggtgaTGGTAAGAACAAGCCCTAAGGGCCAGGGTTGTATTTTCTGGAGAGACATTGATTaacccagcctctcctgccctgagggcttgggagcagctcctgaacACCCTCAGCGATGGCAGTGAGGGGTCTGGATGTTGGTCTCCCTCCCCACgtgctcctctctgccctgggctggagAGGGCGGCTGCCCCAAGTGCTCCAGCTGAGTTATGCAATGCAGAAAGTGACACATTGGCTGTTCCTgagtttttctgtgaaaaaaggAGGTTCCCAGCTCTCCACTGTGTTCTTATCGCTCTCCTTCTCCcagacacagccagcacaaAACTGCTTCCAAGTTGGAAGATGAGATCCCTTGGGGGAATTCTTACAATTTTGAGGCATGGGTATAACATTTCCTAATCCAAAACAGATCATTTCAAAACTGATGTGAAGATAAAGGTTTTCCACCCCAAAGGCCCAATGGTAAATGACTGTAAAACTGTCAGGaacatttcttttccccctcgCTTACCTTTTGCCACTCAACAGTGGGAGGTTTGGTGTGCCTGCTGTGGGGGCCAAACTCTTGCATGTCTTCACCCTTCAGTGTCACACATGGACAGTGCAGAGCAGGTGGGGTAATGCAAACCAGAGGCACAACCAAAATGGACTCTGGAAGATGTTACTGGGGGAAGCAACATCCCCAGCATGGCTTGTTGGCCATCAGCTGGGGAGGATGCAGGAGATGGGAGTGCTGGTGAAGGAGCTATAGGGGACTTCTAGGATAAAATCCAACTCTTTTCCAAGCAGCAAGGGACTTCTTCCACCAAGCTGGAAAGGACTGATTGAGTGAGAAATACCCAGTGACATCCATGAGTCACACATGGGGGCATACCATGGGAGGCTGGTGGGACTGTGACCAGCCAATGTGGGACTGGTGGAGGCTGGTGGGACTGTGACCAATTTGGGGGAAGGCATAGCCTTCCAGTCTGTGACCAGACTGGAAGGCTATGCCTTCCCCCAAATTGTTTATTTTCCGTGATTTCTAGTTACATGAAggttctgctttatttctgcatgCCCTGAGGTCATTCAGAAGTGAGACGAGGCTCAGCTATAAACAAAGCCCTGTGCAGgctgttttcttcttaaatttctttttagttcTACAGATTGACCTTGAAATAAACCCTGTTTGAGGGGTGATGGGGATGCCTGATGCTGTGTGAGAGAGAAGGTTCTGAAATAGGGGGCTGGACGCAAGAGACACTGTGCTGTATTCTCCTGTGCATCTATAGCTGCATTTAAACActggcttttggggctgggtgctgggttttggtgCTGGCAGGCacctctgtggggctgtgtggtGAGAGCTGTGATGCACAGATGTGTGTGTCTGCTGTGATAAATGTTAAGGCAAGAAGCGAGCGTCAGCATAGCCCTAGGTGTTTGCAATATCCTATGTCAGGATATTTTGCATTCCCTGGCTGGTGCTCTCCTGCAGTGGGATGCTGGCTCACCCCGTGTTAGCACAGCTTCATGGGGAGTGTTATTTAAtgggggctgggagctgcttccccTCATGGGGGGCTCCATTCCCAGCCTCACACCCAGCCCACGCGCTCTCTGGGGCCTCTCTGCTGTCATTTGCTGACTGCTTTAATAATTCATAATGCAACTTGCAGCCCCCGTTTAGCAAAGCACACAGTGGGACTCAAGCACTCCGAGTGCTTTGTTGTGGCAAGGTTGTGGAGGTGATGTTCTCCAGGGGTATCTTTGTGCTGTGGCTTTGCTTATTCGGGTGTTAATTCCCTTGGCAGTGTTTATGGGATAACCATGGTTCTCAGGAGACTTCAGAGGGGATGGTTCAGGTTCTTAGTGAGCCTGAATGGTAACCAGAAACCTGCTTGGTTTTCTTGGTGCTGCAGCTAGCTGCACTTCTATATCGAGCACCCACAGCCgagctgcagctttccctcctgctcATTGGAAAAGCACATGTTTCCATGGCTCCAGGGTGAAATATTGAGCCTGGCAGCCCCATGcagtggagagcagcagcagaaaaacctgctgtgtctgtgtgtgctgtggtgCTGGCACCAGTCTGGCTCCAGGACGGCCACCAGCCGAAGCACcgtgctggaggcagcagtgaCATCTCTTCCAGTGCATCAGCCTCTGGGGCAGCCAACAGTGCATGTGCTCAGTGTCTCACAGCATCATGCAGGAGTAAATTTTGGTGGGGTCAGCATGTTATACCTGGGTTTGCACCCTTGGAATGGTCTTGGTGATGTGGTAACAACCATCCCCCACCACGGGCCAGAGCAGGGCTCCCCTGAATGGCCTTGGAAAACAGAATCACACATTTCTTCCTTAGAAGAAAGTCAGGGCTGCATGGTGGGGGTCTCACCTCGTGTGCTCTTCCAGACTGCAGCTCTCTTGGGTTATTAGCTGTGTTCCCAGATGAAACACTTCATTAAGCAGGAGCTGCAACAGCTGCACATAAATACTGGCAACTCAAGAAGATGGGGCCTCACGGATAGGTGTAGCTCTGGAATGGCAAATGACCTCAGGACACAAGGGTTGGTGCCACCTTCGCCCCATCCAGGGCAGTGTGGGATCAGGAATCTGGAAACCCTCTGCATGTGCCTGGGCACTCACTGCCTTTGGGTGCCAGGGAAACCCTCCAGTGCCAGAGCCTGCCCCAGTCACCTTCTGCTGTGATTACACAGCAagagttttcttcttctccaaTCTAAAACTTTCGTTGCAGGAGTCAGCAGACCTGGAGAATAATGTGTTCCCTCCTCTttgcaagcattttttttctgtctttgaaggTTGTTACTATATCCCCTTCAGCTTTCTCTCCTCTAGACTAAACAACCTCTGCTCTTTAAAACTTTATTCCCAGGTCATGTTTTCTAGATGAAATTTTTTTGACAAATGGTTATTGCTATCCCCTGATCTCACTGCGGTCAGACTGGAGCACTTTTGGCTTGCTCCCACTATGCCTCCTGAGGTCCTGTGGCTCCACAGAGAGCCATAGAGAGGGACATTTTGAGACCTTAGAAAGACTAATCTGGGCCTAGCCCTGCTCATGATGCCTTGGTATAAATGTAAAATTCAGCCTGGAGACAGCTTTGTGTTCCGCAGGGATTGTAGATTGCATTCTGGACCTGGGCACTGTAAGAGCCATGCAGAGCTCTCAGTGccttcagctggaaaagcacagctttgctcCTGAGCAAGTGGAATAAATCCTTCACTGTCACCATGAGCAGATAAAATAAAGTatccctctcccagctgcacgGCTTGCTGGGTCATTTCCAAGCGTGCCTCCCAAAAAAAAGGCTTGTGCATGTGCAGTCTGCCCAGTCTACCTGGGAAGACGCATTTTGCCCTCAGCATAGAGCCTTTTCCAGTCTGTCATATGGAGAGATGAAGCCATTGGATGTTGGACTGGCTCTGCATCAGAGCCTCCTGAGCACGGGCTCCATCACACCCCAAGTTCTGTGTGCTAGCAACGGTGATGGACATGTTCGGTGCTGGATTCCTCTTACAATCAGCATTTTCCCAGCAAATCAAGATCTCAGAATGTTTGTGCTTAATTATAATCAAGCTGTCTGAATGATCAGCCAGAAACAACCCCATGACTGATTAAACCTTGCACTCCGAGCATGAGCCATTCACGTGGTCACAGGATCCTTGTCTGAActcactgccctgtgctgccttcTAAGGGAAAGAGACTAAAGCACTCATGGTTGTCTGCTGGAGGTGTGTGAGGGGCTGCAGACCCCTCTCCTGCACAAACTTAACCAGTGAagctctggctctgcccttcccaagcCCGAGCACCTCGCTTATCACAGCTCGCTTTACACAAAATGGAACAGGTTTCCCTCCTGGTCGTCTGCTTGATCTTGGCCACATTATTTCTGTCTGTGATGTGAAGGATGCAGAGATGTCTTAACTTGAAAACACTGTTTCACTCTAGCCATGTCTCCAGAGCCTGTGCCCAGACActtgttttgttcttgctggatgcaggagcacaggagggagaggctgtgaggggcagctgagaCCCACAGGTATCATCTGATACGGCTGGTGCTGGGAGCAAAGCACCAGCACCCTGTGAGTGAGGCAAGGTCAGCCCCTTTTTAATGAAGCTGCCAGAATCAGTGTGTTGATGCCACAGAAGCATCCTGTGGTGTTGGAGCTGTAGTTCTGCACAGCGCTGCTGTTGCTCGTTCTCACTGCGGGGCTGCACCGGCTCCCTTAATGAAGTGCTGCATAAATGTCACCGAGGGCTCATTTTCCTTGGTGTCAGCTCTCGTCTGACAGATGTGATTAAGGCCACATTGGGCTGTCAACAGCCATGATTCTCATTGTGATCAGCTCTGCCGGCAGTCCCGCTGTTGCTCCGGCTTTTCAGGAAGTCTTTGCGCATGTTCCCAAGTtgctcttccctccccaggggctgctgggcaccTCCACAGTGGCACAGGAGGGGACATGGGGAGCAGTGCCTGATGTGACGGATGCCTCCACTGGGTTCACAGGCAGAAAATCCAGCGAGGAGGAGAAACATAACAGGAGTGTGGAGTGTGGGTGGGCAGGTCTTGAAAGGGCACATCAAGCCCATCCACAGGGCTTTTTCCAAAGGGCAGTGGGTGGGGTTGGGCTTGCTCACTCAAAGTCAGCGTGActtagggaggaaaaaaaagcattaagtTGACTTGAAAAGtgtgtcctttaaaaaaaaaccacggCTTTCCCTTGTTTTTAACCCAGCCTATCCCTTTTCCTGTGGCATTCAGGGATCCTTCACCTTACCTTCCTCTGTAATCATAAACTCCAAAAACATCCTCATTaacaacagaaaagcagagaagctgAGACTCAGggagcaaaaccaaaccatgtGAGGGCCAGTAATGGCTAAAGCTCTCCCTCATGCCACCGGAAGCAGGATTTGGAAAACTCTACCCAGCTTTGCAAGATCTGTTGATCTTTTCAAGGCTGAGCCCAAGGAAACCCTAAAGCAGCTCATGAATGGGGTTAGTGGCAGCAACCCTTGTTCTTGTTCAGgtttagcagcagcagctaatGTGAAAGGAGCCAAGCTCTTGATGAAATGCAAACAGCTtttgttagggaaaaaaaggctttattcTTGAATTGTGGGCTgggttgttattttttataattaatttacaAAGTCATAAATTGTTGGTGATTGCATAAAGGCTGTGTGTCATGTTGGAAATTCTGCTGACGATGCTGTGTTGGGTCTGCACTGGGATGTTGTCggagaagggatggagagaaggGTGCCAAAGCAAACATTCCACGTTTGATTTGGGATGGAACggattttctttgaaataactTGCGAAACATCTTGTCCTGAGCTTGCAATGCAACCAGTGACTACTGCCAGTTGTCAAGCCAACAGAAAATAGCCAGAAAACACCCATGAAACAGGCCAAGGACTAGGGCACTGTGGGGTGCATTGAGTTTCTTGTTGGCAGGCAGGTTCTGAGCAGACACCCCACTTCTTCCCTACTGCCAGGTGAAGGCTTCCTGGGCTGAAGGAAAGCACCTTGCGGGAGCTCAGGGCTCGCTGGCACATAGGAGAGATCTAATGGGTCACCTTCCCAAGCAGGGCAGCCCATCAAGGAGGAGCTCACATTTCTAGCTCCTGCCCATGCACAGCTCCCTGGATATCTGCAGGGATAGTCTGACCctcccactgccctgctgctcacagggagCTCCAGCAGACCCTCTGGTGCTCGGGTGTTTCCTTGCTTCCCGGGAAACCCAACTGCAGCTTTGTTCTCTCCACGGGTGTCATTTAGGGGACCTGTGAGGTGCAGCATAGTGTGAACCCTGAATTAAGTCAGTGGCCACGTTTTCATCTGCCACTGACATTGTTTAGTCCTCCAAAATGTGTTGTCATTGCAGAAGGTGTGAGTGCTGGATCATGGCACCCTAGTTAGCTCGGCGTGCAGGAGGCCTCAGGTTACCTCTGACGCATGATTTCTCCCTGGCAGCGTTGGTTATTCCTATCAAGTCGCAGACAGTGTAGACATATGGGAAAGGAAGTCGTGAAAAGCAGCTTGGAGTCCAACCCAAAACACCTTAAATTGGTGTGATTTCCCCAAAGGAGGAACTGcctgctctttaaaaaaaattaaagtcctCCTCTTAAAAAGGGCTCTTCAGGACAGGATCGATACCACCGAGtaactttttaaagcaaaagtcTTGGGCCAAAACCAGCCTCCACCCTGCATCTCTGCTGGcagaaaattctctttcttaacttctttttttttttttccctttacccTTTTCCTGCAAAGGCCTCTCAGCAGACGGTGGAGCCAAGCGCCAGGAGCACCTCTCCAGGTTCTCCATGCCTGACCTGAGCAAAGACTCAGGCATGAACGTCTCGGAGAAGATGAGCAACATGGGCACCCTGAACTCCTCCATGCAGTTCCGCAGCGCCGAGTCCGTGCGCAGCCTGCTGTCGGTGCAGCAGTACCAGGACATGGAGCCCACCCTGCACGACCTCGCCAGCCCCCTCGGCTACCAGGAGCGGCCGTCGCACGGGCGGATGCACCAGAGCTTCGACTACGGCAGCGGGGTGCCCGGGGGCAAGCTGGGGGCGCAGGAGATCCCCAGGCACACCCCCATGAGCGAGCGCACGCGCCGGAGAACCGTGCTCCGCGATGACGACCGGCACTACCGCCCGCACCGGCCCCGGCGCTCCCGGCGTTCCCGCTCCGACAACGCCCTGCACCTGGCCAGCGAGCAGTGCTACCGCCTGAAGGAGAGACCCTCGCTCCGAGCCAGGGACGACTACGACCCCTTCGTGcgccagaggagctgcagggagacgATGGAGCAGGGTCCCTGCAGGGATGTCTACGGCCACTGTCCCCGGACGGTGTCGGATCTTGCCTTGCAGAACCACTTGGGCGAGAGATGGGGGCCCTACTTTGCCGAATACGACTGGTGCTCCACCTGCTCCTCGTCTTCGGAGTCCGACAACGAGGGCTATTTCCTGGGGGAGCCGATTCCGCAGCCTGCCCGCCTCCGGTACGTGACCAgcgaggagctgctgcacaagTACGGCTCGTACAGCATGCCCAAGTCTTCCACAGTGGGGGCCAGGGGACAGTTGCACAGCCGGAAAAGACAGAAGAGCAAGAACTGCATCATATCCTAATGGCATCCTTGCCAGGCACCTTGGGAGAATGTAAATTAACTCACGATCTTGCACTGGTTTAGATCATGTAAGTGCTTTTATTGTAACAAAAAAAAGGCCCGAAGAGTAGGGATTTGTTAAGAAGGTTGTAGACCGGCTTCTATAAATAGTCATAATCCTGGGCACAGTGAATATATTTTGCACATCTTACTTTGgagataaaaattttaaaagttc
This portion of the Motacilla alba alba isolate MOTALB_02 chromosome 12, Motacilla_alba_V1.0_pri, whole genome shotgun sequence genome encodes:
- the PRICKLE2 gene encoding prickle-like protein 2, with translation MFGRGSRKRLSSRSLTASGEPERGQPCNTCGDQCPGFALHKWRKICLHCKCSQEEHIVTVMPLEMEKTVTKLMFDFQRNSTSDDDSGCALEEYAWVPPGLKPEQVHQYYSCLPEDKVPYVNSPGEKSRIKQLLHQLPPHDNEVRYCNSLDEEEKRELKLFSNQRKRENLGRGNVRPFPVTMTGAICEQCGGQISGGDMAVFASRAGHGVCWHPPCFICSVCNELLVDLIYFYQDGKIYCGRHHAECLKPRCAACDEIIFADECTEAEGRHWHMKHFCCFECETVLGGQRYIMKDGRPYCCSCFESLYAEYCDTCAQHIGIDQGQMTYDGQHWHATETCFCCAQCKKSLLGRPFLPKQGQIFCSRACSIGDDPNGSDSSDSAFQSARAKESRRSAKIGKNKGKGEEGARSPCNQLQVTSNRLSTDVDPLSLQMDLLSLASQTPSLNRDHLWRSRDELYHYGGKMEQSQSQTPLQLLSQCNIRTSYNPTQVPGSQSDLWAKHFSNQKRSSSLAMKSHGGSFIQDCREDYYSGRLRSQESYSDMSNQSFPETRGSVKVPKYEEEEEGGMPASQCRTRHPINALKFTEDLTPTEQTPRGSMESLALSNATGLSADGGAKRQEHLSRFSMPDLSKDSGMNVSEKMSNMGTLNSSMQFRSAESVRSLLSVQQYQDMEPTLHDLASPLGYQERPSHGRMHQSFDYGSGVPGGKLGAQEIPRHTPMSERTRRRTVLRDDDRHYRPHRPRRSRRSRSDNALHLASEQCYRLKERPSLRARDDYDPFVRQRSCRETMEQGPCRDVYGHCPRTVSDLALQNHLGERWGPYFAEYDWCSTCSSSSESDNEGYFLGEPIPQPARLRYVTSEELLHKYGSYSMPKSSTVGARGQLHSRKRQKSKNCIIS